The following are from one region of the Alicyclobacillus fastidiosus genome:
- the acpS gene encoding holo-ACP synthase — MILGVGTDIVETARILSALERYGDAFCRKVLGPDEMRRALAYGRKRQAEFVAGRFAAKEALAKAVGCGIGRLAMSHVDVMVTETGLAVKFDSPSALADLPPSDAFHLSISHHTTMAFATAIWERP, encoded by the coding sequence ATGATTTTGGGCGTAGGTACCGACATTGTAGAAACGGCCCGGATTTTATCGGCTTTAGAGCGATACGGCGACGCATTCTGCCGCAAAGTACTAGGGCCGGATGAGATGCGACGGGCCTTGGCTTACGGCAGAAAACGGCAAGCGGAATTCGTCGCCGGGCGATTCGCCGCGAAGGAGGCGCTGGCCAAGGCAGTAGGCTGCGGGATCGGGAGACTCGCGATGAGTCATGTCGACGTGATGGTCACGGAAACCGGGCTCGCAGTGAAGTTCGACTCGCCCTCGGCACTCGCAGATTTACCGCCGTCCGACGCGTTCCACCTGAGCATTAGTCACCATACGACGATGGCGTTTGCGACAGCGATTTGGGAGCGCCCCTGA
- a CDS encoding NAD(P)H-hydrate dehydratase, with translation MYLVTSEQMRCFDHDTIETLKVPGIVLMDHAGKAVAQIVRERCVKSVCIACGKGNNGGDGWIAARWLRHFGVQVRVVCAQDPDSTLQGDARQAFAMARAAGVTWTVYRAGSFHDDTCELIVDALLGTGTTRPLAGVYREMVEEMNAANRRIISVDIPSGVNASTGEVDGVAVEASETVAMAFEKLGTAVTPGALYAGRVHVVDIGIPAPLPEGLATYVDPAVLRTKWGIRDAMSHKGSYGRCGICVGQMQGAAMLAAAGAARAGAGLVILATGGPLSHAPAPDYVVRTDTCSERALSDCTSIVYGPGLGEVCEELVRHLVNAGDDRSTSVPCIIDADGLKGLQRDGGLLTLGDRSVLTPHPKECAALLGWTTAEVQARRLAAVKQLAAQTGAVVLLKGYRTIIATPSGSVRVNPTGNASLAVGGSGDVLAGVIGGLLAQGLEPFDAASLGAWLHGRAGELAGAALTPVSTTASDVVDYISRAIMTLFDRADVRP, from the coding sequence GTGTATCTGGTCACGAGTGAACAAATGCGGTGTTTCGATCACGACACCATCGAGACACTCAAGGTGCCTGGCATCGTCCTGATGGACCATGCGGGAAAAGCAGTTGCACAAATCGTCCGCGAACGTTGCGTGAAGTCGGTGTGCATTGCGTGTGGAAAAGGGAATAACGGGGGAGATGGGTGGATAGCTGCTCGTTGGTTGCGCCACTTTGGCGTGCAAGTGCGAGTAGTTTGTGCACAGGACCCAGACTCGACGCTTCAAGGCGACGCACGACAGGCGTTTGCCATGGCTCGTGCGGCAGGCGTCACTTGGACCGTTTACCGTGCGGGCAGTTTCCACGACGATACCTGTGAACTGATCGTCGACGCTCTCCTGGGTACAGGCACGACGAGGCCACTCGCCGGCGTGTACCGGGAAATGGTCGAAGAAATGAACGCTGCAAATCGCCGAATCATCTCCGTCGACATTCCGTCCGGCGTCAATGCGTCGACTGGTGAAGTGGACGGTGTCGCTGTCGAGGCGAGTGAAACCGTCGCGATGGCGTTCGAGAAACTGGGTACCGCCGTCACACCGGGCGCACTGTATGCCGGTCGCGTACACGTAGTGGATATTGGCATCCCAGCGCCGCTGCCGGAGGGATTAGCCACGTATGTCGATCCCGCCGTATTACGCACGAAATGGGGCATTCGCGACGCCATGAGCCACAAGGGGTCATACGGGCGGTGCGGTATCTGCGTCGGGCAGATGCAAGGGGCAGCGATGCTTGCTGCGGCGGGCGCAGCAAGGGCTGGTGCGGGCCTTGTGATCCTGGCGACAGGTGGACCGTTGTCGCACGCTCCAGCACCGGATTACGTCGTTCGGACAGATACGTGTTCAGAGCGCGCGCTGTCCGACTGTACATCCATCGTTTACGGACCTGGACTAGGGGAAGTGTGCGAAGAGCTGGTTCGACACCTGGTGAACGCAGGGGATGACAGGAGTACGAGCGTCCCTTGCATAATCGATGCAGACGGATTGAAGGGGCTCCAGCGAGATGGGGGACTGCTCACGCTAGGAGACCGCTCCGTCCTCACGCCTCATCCGAAGGAATGCGCCGCGCTGTTGGGATGGACTACAGCTGAGGTGCAGGCGAGAAGACTCGCGGCTGTAAAGCAGCTCGCGGCACAGACGGGTGCGGTTGTGCTGCTGAAAGGGTATCGCACGATCATCGCCACGCCGAGCGGCTCCGTGCGCGTCAACCCGACGGGAAATGCATCTCTGGCCGTCGGCGGGAGCGGGGACGTGTTGGCTGGCGTGATCGGCGGACTTTTGGCACAAGGGCTGGAACCGTTCGATGCCGCATCACTAGGGGCCTGGTTGCACGGCCGCGCAGGGGAACTTGCGGGAGCGGCGCTGACGCCAGTGAGTACGACGGCTTCAGATGTCGTCGACTACATTTCCCGAGCAATAATGACGCTTTTCGACAGGGCGGATGTTCGACCTTGA
- the map gene encoding type I methionyl aminopeptidase: MIVLKSKHEITLMKEAGRVVAGCHEALRDFVRPGIKTLEIDAFVESFITKYNMEPAQKGYHGYPFAACTSVNDVVCHGFPSEYVLQDGDIVTVDMVALHKGLHADSAWSYAVGEISEEAKRLLDVTKTSLYKGIEVSVAGNQISDIGHAIQTYVEEQGFSVVRDYIGHGIGRQMHESPEVLHFGPPHRGARIKKNMAFTIEPMVNVGGYECKLDADGWTARTQDGSLSAQYEHTLVITDDGPEIITEQS; this comes from the coding sequence GTGATCGTTTTAAAAAGTAAGCACGAAATCACACTGATGAAGGAAGCCGGACGGGTCGTCGCCGGCTGCCACGAGGCCTTGCGGGACTTTGTTCGCCCAGGCATCAAGACGCTTGAAATCGATGCGTTTGTCGAGTCATTTATCACGAAGTACAACATGGAACCTGCGCAAAAGGGGTACCACGGGTATCCGTTTGCGGCGTGCACCTCGGTGAACGACGTGGTGTGCCACGGATTCCCAAGTGAATACGTCCTGCAGGACGGCGACATCGTCACCGTTGACATGGTCGCACTGCACAAAGGATTGCACGCGGACTCGGCGTGGAGCTATGCAGTCGGAGAGATCAGCGAGGAAGCAAAGCGCCTGTTGGACGTCACGAAGACGTCGCTCTACAAAGGAATTGAGGTATCCGTGGCGGGCAACCAGATCTCCGATATCGGGCACGCCATCCAAACCTACGTCGAGGAACAAGGCTTTTCTGTGGTTCGCGACTACATCGGACACGGCATAGGTCGGCAGATGCACGAAAGTCCGGAGGTCCTTCACTTCGGTCCACCGCATCGCGGCGCGCGCATCAAGAAGAACATGGCTTTCACGATTGAGCCTATGGTCAATGTGGGCGGATACGAGTGCAAACTGGATGCAGATGGCTGGACCGCTCGCACACAGGATGGCAGCTTGAGTGCACAGTATGAGCACACCCTCGTCATCACGGACGACGGTCCGGAGATCATCACAGAACAGAGCTGA